The Neobacillus sp. PS3-34 genome has a window encoding:
- a CDS encoding ABC transporter ATP-binding protein — translation MVTTSVEKDTVVSVKDLKTYFYTEDGVVPAIDGVSFHVKKGETLAIVGESGSGKSVTSLSIMRLIPMPPGKIVDGDILFQNESLLAKSDKEMRQIRGNKISMIFQEPMTSLNPVYKVGDQISESIILHQKVNKKEAMAEVVNLLKLVGIPEPERRLNQYPHELSGGMRQRVMIAIALACRPELLIADEPTTALDVTIQNQILQLMKDLKNKSNMSIVLITHDLGVVAEMADRVVVMYAGQVVEQNDIFSIFENPKHPYTEGLLRSMPTVEKKTEKLYTIEGTVPSPLAYPTGCRFAPRCEYATSLCHQEMPEIQNLSDDEVVRCWKYTDRWEA, via the coding sequence ATGGTCACAACATCAGTTGAAAAAGACACTGTCGTTTCAGTAAAAGATTTAAAAACTTATTTTTACACAGAGGATGGCGTTGTACCTGCCATTGATGGAGTAAGCTTTCATGTTAAAAAGGGAGAGACTCTTGCGATTGTTGGAGAATCTGGAAGCGGTAAAAGTGTTACATCCCTTTCCATTATGAGGTTGATTCCTATGCCTCCAGGTAAAATTGTGGATGGAGATATTTTATTCCAAAATGAAAGCCTGTTGGCAAAGTCAGATAAGGAAATGCGCCAAATCCGAGGAAATAAGATTTCAATGATTTTCCAAGAGCCGATGACATCGCTTAACCCAGTCTATAAAGTAGGCGATCAAATATCTGAATCTATTATTCTTCATCAAAAAGTAAACAAAAAAGAAGCTATGGCTGAAGTGGTAAATCTTTTAAAATTGGTTGGAATTCCAGAACCGGAACGCCGCCTTAATCAATATCCGCATGAGTTGAGCGGTGGGATGAGACAGCGTGTCATGATTGCAATTGCTCTTGCATGCCGACCGGAGCTTTTGATTGCCGATGAGCCAACAACCGCTTTGGACGTAACGATTCAAAATCAAATTTTACAATTAATGAAGGATCTCAAAAATAAATCGAATATGTCCATTGTCCTGATCACTCATGATTTGGGAGTGGTTGCCGAAATGGCTGATCGTGTAGTTGTTATGTATGCCGGCCAGGTCGTCGAGCAAAATGATATTTTTTCCATTTTTGAGAATCCAAAGCATCCATATACAGAAGGCTTATTGCGCTCAATGCCTACAGTTGAAAAGAAAACGGAAAAGCTATATACCATTGAAGGAACGGTACCATCACCATTAGCCTATCCAACTGGATGCCGTTTTGCACCAAGATGTGAGTATGCGACAAGTCTTTGTCATCAGGAAATGCCAGAAATACAGAACCTTAGTGATGATGAGGTTGTACGTTGCTGGAAATACACAGATCGTTGGGAGGCATAA
- a CDS encoding dipeptide ABC transporter ATP-binding protein: MVNGTSERVSIESQTINENSDVLLKVDNIKMHFPVRGGFFGGVQGHVKAVDGVSFDILKGETLGLVGESGCGKSTTGRVLLRLLEATSGSVTFEGQDIFSLDNNDVRKLRRDMQLIFQDPYSSLNPRLSVGETISRVLKIHGMSSAAEREERIKELLELVGLRSFHMRRYPHEFSGGQRQRIGIARALALNPKLIVLDEPVSALDVSIQSQVVNLLEELQERLGLTYLFVSHGLNVVRHISDRVGVMYLGKMVELAESDTLFEDPKHPYTQALISANPIANPRLRDKPKIILEGDVPSPINPPSGCYFHTRCPYAQAKCREEAPEFVDAGNNHFVACHYPLS, encoded by the coding sequence ATGGTTAACGGGACTTCAGAACGCGTTTCTATAGAGAGTCAGACAATAAATGAAAATTCCGATGTACTATTAAAAGTTGATAACATTAAAATGCACTTTCCAGTAAGAGGGGGCTTCTTCGGCGGAGTCCAAGGACACGTTAAGGCCGTCGACGGTGTAAGCTTTGATATATTAAAAGGGGAAACGCTTGGATTAGTAGGAGAAAGCGGCTGTGGAAAGTCCACTACTGGAAGAGTTCTTCTCCGTTTATTGGAAGCAACAAGCGGTTCTGTTACATTTGAGGGGCAGGATATCTTTTCTCTCGATAATAACGATGTGAGAAAGCTAAGACGGGACATGCAGCTTATTTTCCAGGATCCATATTCGTCGTTGAACCCGCGTTTAAGCGTCGGTGAGACGATTTCCAGGGTACTGAAAATCCATGGAATGTCTTCAGCAGCAGAACGTGAAGAACGCATTAAAGAGCTGCTTGAGCTTGTTGGTTTACGCTCATTCCATATGAGACGCTACCCGCATGAGTTCAGCGGCGGCCAAAGGCAGCGTATTGGAATTGCCCGTGCCCTTGCTTTAAATCCAAAATTGATTGTTCTTGACGAGCCTGTATCGGCTCTAGATGTTTCCATCCAATCGCAGGTCGTAAACCTTTTGGAAGAGCTTCAGGAACGTTTAGGATTAACCTATTTATTCGTTTCCCACGGATTAAATGTTGTCCGCCATATAAGCGACCGTGTTGGAGTTATGTACTTAGGGAAAATGGTAGAGCTTGCTGAATCGGATACTCTTTTTGAAGATCCTAAGCATCCTTATACCCAGGCCTTGATTTCTGCTAATCCAATAGCAAATCCAAGACTGAGAGACAAGCCGAAAATTATTCTGGAAGGCGATGTGCCAAGCCCAATCAACCCGCCGTCAGGCTGCTATTTCCATACGCGATGCCCTTATGCGCAAGCGAAGTGCAGAGAGGAAGCACCTGAATTCGTGGATGCTGGAAATAACCATTTTGTTGCTTGCCATTATCCACTATCTTAA
- a CDS encoding response regulator transcription factor, translating into MGKKLLILEEDSQYSNKISQYFESLFEVNSFSNGLQGLITAIEWKPNIVLINHSLLNVNSLELCRQMRQKLSSIIIIIGKPLNDDAIIQYYEAGADDVITHPITFPVLLCKIKVLLEHTSSKKVTEEDRIQYGLLTMNKVTFKVHYDKRVLNFTKKEFSILWTLVKKQDEVVTREELLRVVWSYEHLDDDRMIDTHLNRIRKKLKEYNIHISIKTVWGIGYKLQVEEGQPIEQIK; encoded by the coding sequence ATGGGAAAAAAACTATTAATACTAGAAGAAGATTCCCAATATAGCAATAAAATATCTCAGTATTTTGAGAGTCTTTTCGAGGTTAACTCGTTTAGTAATGGTTTACAAGGATTAATTACTGCTATTGAATGGAAACCCAACATAGTCCTGATTAATCATTCCTTATTAAATGTTAACAGCTTGGAGTTATGCCGGCAGATGCGGCAAAAACTGAGCTCGATTATAATAATAATTGGAAAACCTCTAAACGATGATGCCATTATTCAATATTACGAAGCAGGGGCGGATGATGTCATCACCCATCCGATCACCTTTCCAGTCTTACTATGTAAGATAAAGGTCCTGCTTGAACATACATCATCCAAGAAGGTCACGGAAGAAGACCGAATTCAATACGGGCTGTTAACGATGAATAAAGTAACGTTTAAAGTCCATTATGACAAAAGAGTATTAAATTTTACCAAAAAGGAGTTCTCTATCCTTTGGACCCTGGTAAAGAAACAGGACGAGGTTGTCACCCGGGAAGAGCTGCTGAGAGTTGTTTGGAGCTACGAGCATCTGGACGATGATAGAATGATTGATACACATTTGAACCGTATTCGAAAGAAATTAAAGGAATACAATATTCATATTTCTATTAAAACGGTTTGGGGAATCGGTTATAAGCTGCAGGTAGAAGAGGGTCAGCCAATCGAACAAATTAAATAA
- the hpf gene encoding ribosome hibernation-promoting factor, HPF/YfiA family translates to MNYNIRGENIEVTPAIREYVEKKISKLERYFTETPEANVNVNLKFFQDKTSKVEVTIPMPHLVLRAEETNVDMYAAIDLITDKLERQIRKHKTKVNRKFREKENFTAMFSTFENADAPAFEEEEEELEVVRTKRFDLKPMDSEEAILQMNMLGHNFYVFTNAESNRTNVVYKRTDGRYGLIEAQ, encoded by the coding sequence ATGAATTACAACATTCGTGGAGAAAACATTGAGGTAACTCCAGCAATCAGAGAGTATGTTGAAAAGAAAATCTCCAAATTAGAGCGCTATTTTACCGAAACACCTGAGGCAAACGTAAATGTAAATTTAAAATTTTTCCAGGATAAAACATCCAAAGTAGAAGTGACGATTCCAATGCCGCACCTGGTATTACGTGCAGAGGAAACGAATGTGGATATGTACGCTGCGATCGATTTGATTACAGATAAGCTTGAGCGCCAAATCCGCAAACACAAAACAAAGGTGAACCGCAAGTTCCGTGAAAAAGAAAACTTTACGGCAATGTTCTCTACCTTCGAAAACGCAGATGCACCTGCATTTGAAGAGGAAGAAGAGGAACTGGAAGTAGTCCGTACAAAGCGTTTCGACCTGAAGCCGATGGACAGTGAAGAAGCCATCCTTCAGATGAACATGCTTGGGCACAACTTCTACGTGTTCACTAACGCCGAGTCAAACCGCACAAACGTCGTTTACAAGCGTACAGACGGCCGCTACGGCTTGATTGAAGCACAATAA
- a CDS encoding glycosyltransferase family 39 protein: MREINLQFISTKFLSVLVTAAFIIILIASFGAVADNYKSGTTYYSALLILVVTIVVAALLVKLPKKVFLVLLLLLSVILRLIWINNIHTLNVSDFEIMYKSAVRAAKGDFGFTSEGIYFNRWAYQLGFTMYQAFILHLFGEGTYTLKLFNILFSTGTVIMIYLIATRLFNEFCGRIGSILYALFIPNIALASVLTNQHLAAFLFYLSFYLLITRFESSKYMWILIGILLSAGDIIRPLGSLILLAVGLYVVIAYFFNNVNKRGFILLGKLAGLIAVYYLFHALVSSSFISSGVTQYPLGNREPLWKFVTGLNHDTTGVFSDEDAKYLSKFPLGKERDDASKQLIQERIEDKEALWDLFQEKFLYMWATMDDGSLIWGLRSKVHDYSDLMETLNMYERFMYLSMAFLVAVSMLKLTLERKVNVHVCLIFLLIIGYMSIHLLIEIQTRYRYFIIPSFMILQSYGIFTIYTFYKNAFFQKKVPAPS; this comes from the coding sequence ATGAGAGAAATAAACTTACAATTTATATCAACCAAGTTTTTATCCGTATTGGTAACGGCTGCTTTTATCATTATATTAATTGCGAGTTTTGGTGCCGTTGCTGATAACTATAAGTCAGGAACAACCTATTATTCAGCCCTACTTATCTTGGTCGTCACCATTGTCGTGGCAGCTTTGCTGGTAAAGCTTCCTAAAAAGGTTTTCCTCGTACTTCTGCTTTTATTATCGGTAATTTTAAGGCTGATCTGGATAAATAACATTCATACGTTAAATGTTTCCGACTTCGAAATTATGTATAAAAGCGCTGTGAGAGCGGCAAAGGGCGACTTTGGATTTACATCCGAGGGGATTTATTTTAACAGATGGGCTTATCAATTAGGATTTACGATGTACCAGGCATTCATACTGCACCTTTTTGGCGAAGGCACTTATACGTTAAAACTTTTTAATATTCTTTTTAGCACTGGCACCGTAATTATGATTTATCTAATAGCCACCAGGCTATTTAACGAATTTTGCGGTCGCATTGGCAGTATTTTATATGCCTTATTCATTCCTAACATTGCCCTGGCGTCCGTTTTGACGAATCAGCACCTGGCCGCTTTCCTGTTCTATCTATCCTTCTATTTACTGATTACCCGATTTGAATCGAGTAAGTATATGTGGATTTTAATCGGCATCTTATTGTCTGCCGGAGATATCATCAGGCCTTTAGGCAGCCTCATCCTGCTTGCAGTGGGCTTATATGTAGTAATCGCTTATTTTTTCAACAATGTAAATAAAAGAGGCTTTATTCTTTTAGGAAAACTGGCAGGTCTTATTGCTGTCTACTATTTATTTCATGCACTTGTAAGCAGCTCGTTTATATCCTCAGGGGTTACACAATATCCCTTGGGGAACAGGGAGCCTTTATGGAAGTTTGTGACCGGCCTAAATCACGATACAACGGGCGTTTTTTCTGATGAAGATGCCAAATATCTATCCAAATTCCCTCTTGGAAAAGAACGGGATGATGCATCAAAGCAGCTGATTCAGGAACGGATTGAGGACAAAGAGGCCTTGTGGGATCTTTTCCAGGAAAAATTCCTGTATATGTGGGCGACCATGGACGACGGATCATTGATCTGGGGATTGCGCTCAAAGGTCCATGACTATTCTGACCTGATGGAAACCTTGAATATGTATGAACGATTTATGTACCTTTCGATGGCGTTTTTAGTAGCCGTCTCAATGCTTAAACTGACGTTGGAAAGAAAAGTAAATGTTCACGTTTGCCTGATATTTCTTTTAATCATCGGCTACATGAGCATTCACCTATTAATCGAAATCCAAACGAGGTACAGGTACTTTATTATTCCAAGCTTCATGATTCTGCAAAGCTACGGGATATTCACCATCTATACATTCTATAAAAATGCCTTTTTCCAAAAAAAGGTGCCGGCACCGTCCTAA
- a CDS encoding GtrA family protein: protein MGKYKEIFSYLVFGGLTTLINIVTYYVCADVFHIDYKISTTIAWIISVLFAYVTNKLFVFNSRVRDVNAIMKEFFSFFFFRILSYFLDLLTMILLVEVLAWNDMGAKIIANVLVVIFNYAASKLFIFKKERISAEK from the coding sequence ATGGGAAAATATAAAGAAATATTTTCGTACCTGGTTTTTGGCGGTTTAACTACATTAATCAATATCGTCACTTATTATGTTTGTGCGGATGTATTCCATATTGACTATAAAATCTCCACCACTATCGCCTGGATCATCTCAGTCCTGTTTGCTTATGTAACGAATAAATTATTTGTTTTTAACAGCCGGGTGAGAGACGTAAACGCAATAATGAAGGAATTTTTCTCATTTTTCTTTTTTAGAATCCTGTCTTACTTCCTGGATTTATTGACGATGATATTATTGGTTGAGGTACTGGCATGGAATGACATGGGCGCGAAAATCATTGCCAATGTATTGGTTGTTATTTTTAACTATGCTGCCAGCAAGCTGTTTATTTTTAAAAAAGAGAGAATATCGGCAGAGAAATAA
- a CDS encoding SEC-C metal-binding domain-containing protein: MSEKISRNEPCPCGSGKKYKKCCGAKEVVSISEVIDREISLLQKNIIDYAPYHFEDEIVESFEQLVEIIPHAEEEELELYEQVHAIWFSLFHSLEDGETILEKFIASEGKKINRHKVREILHSWTESRAIVGTILEADEDKLIFEDRFSGQKGEAVLVNGSHDEKSGNFFIGILLPYNEKFVFYPIPFELPDLEPEVAYEFIEDKALQLGYSDPEEMLKDFFMEIMTDLPSVDFELEPDDLEWDKSDYQEAAEIFKRNMEESGEETTFADLGILLWYQFCERKPKAIQKPATYAAAIHYLIGSFMSLNKRYTQKDLAAIYDVSAGSISSKYQELKHVLNDEIERIYKERTAELAALNKALTEENEELRRGK, from the coding sequence ATGAGTGAAAAAATAAGCAGAAATGAACCGTGTCCGTGCGGGAGCGGGAAGAAATATAAAAAGTGCTGTGGCGCTAAAGAGGTTGTATCCATTTCTGAAGTGATTGACCGTGAAATATCATTACTTCAGAAGAATATCATCGATTATGCACCTTATCATTTTGAGGATGAAATTGTTGAAAGCTTTGAACAGCTTGTGGAGATCATTCCACATGCTGAAGAGGAAGAGTTAGAGCTTTATGAGCAGGTTCATGCCATCTGGTTTAGTCTTTTCCATTCACTGGAGGATGGGGAAACCATTCTGGAAAAATTCATTGCTTCAGAAGGAAAAAAAATCAACCGTCATAAAGTAAGAGAAATATTGCATTCGTGGACTGAATCGAGAGCAATTGTCGGAACCATACTTGAAGCGGATGAGGATAAACTGATATTTGAAGATAGATTTAGTGGCCAAAAAGGTGAAGCCGTTTTGGTGAATGGAAGTCATGATGAAAAAAGCGGAAATTTTTTCATTGGGATCTTACTGCCGTACAATGAGAAATTTGTCTTTTACCCCATTCCGTTTGAATTGCCAGATCTGGAGCCTGAAGTGGCTTATGAGTTTATTGAAGATAAAGCATTGCAATTAGGCTATAGCGATCCAGAGGAGATGTTGAAGGATTTCTTTATGGAAATTATGACAGATCTTCCGAGTGTTGATTTTGAATTGGAGCCCGATGACTTAGAGTGGGACAAGTCAGACTATCAAGAGGCTGCGGAAATTTTTAAAAGAAATATGGAGGAAAGCGGCGAAGAGACCACCTTCGCTGACTTGGGTATTCTGCTTTGGTATCAATTCTGTGAGCGAAAGCCAAAAGCTATCCAAAAGCCTGCGACGTATGCTGCCGCAATCCATTATCTGATTGGATCTTTCATGTCTCTTAATAAAAGGTATACGCAAAAAGACTTAGCAGCGATATACGATGTTTCGGCAGGAAGTATTTCATCCAAATACCAGGAATTGAAACATGTACTGAATGATGAAATAGAACGTATCTATAAAGAACGTACAGCTGAATTGGCTGCTTTAAATAAAGCCTTAACAGAAGAAAACGAAGAACTTAGAAGAGGGAAATAA
- a CDS encoding cytochrome c3 family protein, whose translation MKITTRIKNAFLFSLLAFILISSSLFISPMNVAFSAAGDPPAITISSPAADAMINTGKVVISGTYTDDNVQQMSELLFTAYDQGVEISNSDNTPAEWIFGNNETSKTWTFTKSLKEGSHNFSVEIKEKSDLPEPITATASISFTVSNRPFISSAGIIQDGKERIGEDLTRVPQDAKIKITIIDDNPMNQFVSKIESTGVPYNPIKVTAGTTSIIGSSSITKNSNQSEKYTYEITFTPTSPLALNTTYLVYVDSAIMDDLDNPINTKFFKFTTKSDLDETENPHGHYALNTNMCAACHSTHLGMNNSLEGGSYQVTFNDKLKADPSQNYCMACHDGTLNAPIINQMEKAYHHNNPAEYSQTGTNNLKQAESCTSCHNPHLEWSEQNQNILKDHYVYTHKDEDRNSNGLTSLVVDSAETSCDTCHGDTSIYDQNKYPGIYEVLKYNKSFTAEGTITAKVLDKNPDRTVQTVSDYSLCLRCHNAAKKTIDPTMADIETYYADSSSGHNFTLPEGKQTQDDGSPLNGPIPCAECHDTHGSDNIKLLRNQLGNAETSNKFTMSGKDWTASSERQFCTKCHNGSTTIYGRIGKLDQTVSEGHDPAKPKGQQACSTCHSASFDPAKPESIDKAFLEAAHAPKTGVDRSAP comes from the coding sequence ATGAAAATAACTACAAGGATTAAAAATGCATTTTTATTTAGTTTATTAGCATTTATTTTAATATCTTCCTCACTATTCATTTCGCCCATGAATGTAGCATTTTCTGCAGCTGGCGATCCGCCTGCTATTACGATTAGTTCCCCTGCAGCTGACGCAATGATCAATACAGGAAAAGTTGTTATTTCAGGTACCTATACGGATGATAATGTCCAACAAATGTCTGAACTATTATTTACCGCATATGATCAAGGAGTAGAAATTTCAAATTCTGATAATACACCTGCTGAATGGATTTTCGGTAACAACGAAACAAGTAAAACATGGACTTTTACTAAATCTCTTAAAGAAGGATCTCATAATTTTTCGGTAGAAATCAAAGAAAAATCTGATTTACCCGAACCAATAACAGCCACTGCCTCTATTTCATTTACTGTTTCAAACAGGCCTTTTATTTCTTCTGCAGGAATCATTCAAGATGGCAAAGAGAGAATTGGTGAGGATTTAACAAGAGTACCTCAGGATGCGAAAATTAAAATAACAATTATTGACGACAACCCAATGAACCAGTTCGTGAGTAAGATTGAATCGACTGGAGTTCCTTATAATCCAATAAAGGTCACAGCTGGCACTACCTCTATAATTGGGTCCTCTAGCATAACAAAAAACAGCAATCAATCAGAAAAATATACGTATGAAATTACTTTTACTCCCACCAGTCCATTAGCATTAAACACAACCTATTTAGTTTATGTTGACTCTGCAATAATGGATGACTTGGATAATCCGATCAATACTAAATTTTTCAAGTTCACTACCAAGAGTGACTTGGATGAAACTGAAAATCCTCATGGCCATTATGCATTAAATACCAATATGTGTGCTGCCTGCCACAGTACACATCTCGGGATGAATAATTCCCTTGAAGGCGGCTCCTACCAAGTTACTTTCAACGATAAGCTTAAAGCAGATCCATCTCAAAACTATTGTATGGCATGCCATGACGGAACATTGAACGCACCGATAATTAATCAGATGGAGAAAGCTTATCATCATAATAATCCTGCTGAATATTCTCAGACTGGAACTAATAATTTGAAACAAGCTGAGTCCTGTACAAGTTGCCACAATCCACATCTGGAATGGTCGGAGCAAAATCAAAACATATTAAAAGATCATTACGTTTATACCCATAAAGATGAAGACAGAAATAGTAATGGATTAACTTCCCTTGTGGTTGATAGTGCAGAAACATCATGTGATACCTGCCATGGTGATACTTCGATCTATGATCAAAATAAGTATCCAGGTATTTATGAAGTACTAAAATACAATAAGTCATTTACCGCTGAAGGCACGATTACTGCGAAAGTATTGGATAAGAACCCTGACCGAACCGTCCAAACTGTTTCAGATTACTCATTGTGCCTGCGTTGCCACAACGCTGCCAAAAAAACAATTGACCCAACAATGGCTGATATTGAAACCTATTATGCTGATTCCAGCTCAGGCCATAATTTCACACTGCCGGAAGGAAAACAAACGCAGGATGACGGCAGTCCTTTAAATGGACCAATCCCTTGTGCAGAGTGCCATGATACACATGGATCAGACAATATAAAGCTCTTAAGAAACCAGCTCGGTAATGCTGAGACTAGTAATAAATTTACGATGTCAGGAAAAGATTGGACCGCTTCCTCTGAACGCCAATTCTGTACTAAATGCCATAATGGTTCAACCACTATTTACGGCAGGATCGGAAAACTCGATCAGACCGTATCAGAAGGCCATGACCCTGCCAAACCAAAAGGACAGCAGGCTTGCTCGACCTGCCACTCAGCAAGCTTCGACCCTGCTAAACCGGAATCAATTGACAAAGCCTTTTTGGAAGCCGCCCACGCACCAAAAACCGGCGTTGACCGTTCCGCTCCATAA
- a CDS encoding cytochrome c3 family protein, producing the protein MSKVKFSFSLIIAFLLVGILSTAAFAKDPYGLKPAQNGLGLDVPFTGNSTDAADITGRSFDLVLLDGTTIISTTQATLDATKKGKVNYAAGVLTPGKTYTVVLYHTDDTTHATKLSSSTALVQDAHNTNMYQTPDSHVDLDGSGYKNANSTGFNNTRKNRTGQKVHGFYQNNTNSCASCHQTHTGADDNLLFKDGVYSTCSACHDGTTGAYNSFAPVSEENAHSIAGTFNVQASNHNGSLHEADGSLKVSAAPGGNFGATSGQFTQEFDCASCHAPHGNGSAGASGENNLNLDPLGWGSVQYRAEGTTYTVKVNNVDTTVTATKDDANGKLFKDLTIQTSVPTTFSTPYILVKSTLANQAAVDANFFYKRAMGTVTGPVDVIQTYRWNNSKYVADYSLWLQEKGYPYKADTILKDSTDADITRATGMIVVWRDGFAYGTQVANVTTATISIGVDVETTENMRTLFDAKATDLTFDDEGNTIYNADKTVKHIAFIPDSGTQMSKYCSACHTDYLSTTRKDNTGVYTTAHRHKTGADELTCVRCHFGHGSEAQIMKTANDETYYDLTEAGAKFDASVTGNAQLAIDYLKDPNPSSALKRYTGMAVCYACHGQGAQFLSNPNNVDRPLSGQPGAVRGQ; encoded by the coding sequence ATGAGTAAGGTGAAATTTAGCTTCTCACTAATAATAGCATTTCTATTAGTGGGAATCCTGAGCACCGCTGCATTTGCGAAAGATCCGTATGGGTTAAAGCCAGCGCAAAACGGCTTAGGACTTGATGTTCCGTTTACTGGTAACTCAACTGATGCTGCTGACATTACTGGTAGATCATTTGATTTAGTATTACTAGATGGAACAACAATTATAAGCACCACACAGGCTACTCTTGATGCTACTAAAAAGGGGAAAGTTAATTATGCTGCCGGTGTTCTTACACCTGGTAAAACTTACACAGTAGTACTTTATCACACTGATGATACAACACATGCAACAAAGCTTTCGTCTTCTACTGCATTAGTTCAAGATGCTCACAATACCAATATGTATCAAACTCCTGATTCCCATGTAGATTTAGATGGATCTGGATATAAAAACGCCAACTCCACAGGCTTTAATAACACTAGAAAAAATAGAACTGGACAAAAAGTTCACGGTTTCTATCAAAATAATACCAACTCTTGCGCAAGCTGCCACCAAACACATACAGGTGCTGACGATAACTTGTTATTCAAAGACGGAGTATACAGCACATGTTCTGCATGCCACGATGGCACAACAGGGGCTTATAACTCTTTTGCACCAGTCTCTGAAGAAAATGCTCATAGTATTGCGGGTACTTTCAATGTTCAAGCTTCCAATCACAATGGTTCCCTTCACGAAGCAGATGGCTCTTTGAAAGTTAGCGCTGCTCCTGGTGGTAATTTTGGAGCTACTTCAGGTCAGTTTACTCAAGAATTTGATTGCGCTAGTTGCCACGCTCCACATGGTAACGGTTCTGCTGGAGCTTCTGGGGAAAACAACTTGAACTTGGATCCACTAGGTTGGGGTTCAGTACAATATCGTGCAGAAGGAACAACTTATACAGTTAAAGTAAATAATGTAGATACAACTGTCACTGCCACTAAAGATGATGCAAACGGTAAATTATTCAAAGATCTTACTATTCAAACAAGCGTTCCTACTACTTTTAGTACACCATACATTCTTGTAAAATCTACTTTAGCAAATCAAGCTGCTGTAGATGCAAACTTCTTCTACAAACGTGCGATGGGAACAGTAACTGGTCCTGTGGATGTTATTCAAACTTACAGATGGAATAACTCAAAGTACGTTGCAGATTATTCTCTATGGCTTCAAGAAAAAGGATATCCATATAAAGCTGATACTATCCTTAAAGACTCTACAGATGCTGATATCACAAGAGCAACTGGAATGATCGTTGTATGGCGCGATGGCTTTGCTTATGGTACTCAGGTTGCAAATGTAACAACAGCAACTATCTCTATCGGTGTAGATGTTGAAACAACAGAAAATATGAGAACATTGTTCGATGCTAAAGCTACTGATCTAACTTTTGACGATGAAGGTAATACTATCTATAATGCTGATAAAACTGTAAAACACATCGCTTTCATCCCAGATAGCGGTACTCAAATGAGTAAATATTGCTCTGCTTGTCATACTGACTATCTATCTACAACACGTAAAGATAATACAGGTGTATATACTACTGCACACCGCCACAAAACAGGTGCAGATGAACTAACTTGTGTACGCTGCCACTTCGGTCACGGTTCTGAAGCTCAAATCATGAAAACTGCAAACGATGAAACTTATTATGATTTAACAGAAGCTGGTGCAAAGTTTGACGCATCTGTTACTGGAAACGCTCAATTAGCAATTGATTATTTGAAAGATCCAAACCCATCTTCCGCTCTTAAACGTTATACAGGAATGGCTGTATGTTACGCTTGTCACGGCCAAGGAGCACAATTCTTAAGTAATCCAAATAACGTTGATCGTCCTTTAAGTGGGCAACCCGGAGCAGTAAGAGGTCAATAA